Proteins from a single region of Caldanaerovirga acetigignens:
- the noc gene encoding nucleoid occlusion protein — MWGGRKSEIINIPVDAIKPNPYQPRKNFDDKSLQDLIDSIKIYGVLQPIVVRRMGKNEYELIAGERRWRACLQAGLKEIPAVVRDVKETDSAIMALIENLQRENLNFIEEAEGYRQLIDEHGLTQEQLAERLGKSQSTIANKIRILKMPEDILKIISQENLTERHARALLKLPEESLQREILKKIVEKKLNVRQTEELVERTLQKLHEKKDKIGNKRMLKVAIKDIRIFINSVKKLVSNIKETGYKAEYKEYDRGEYIEVVVQIPKR; from the coding sequence GTGTGGGGGGGAAGGAAAAGCGAGATTATAAATATTCCTGTAGATGCTATAAAACCAAACCCTTACCAGCCTAGAAAAAATTTTGACGATAAATCATTGCAAGATCTAATTGATTCGATAAAAATATACGGAGTACTTCAACCTATAGTGGTAAGAAGGATGGGGAAAAACGAATATGAATTAATTGCTGGGGAGAGAAGATGGCGAGCATGCCTGCAGGCGGGACTAAAAGAAATCCCAGCAGTAGTGCGCGATGTTAAAGAAACTGACTCAGCAATTATGGCATTAATTGAGAACTTGCAGCGAGAGAATTTAAATTTTATAGAAGAGGCGGAAGGTTATAGGCAACTGATTGACGAGCACGGACTAACACAAGAGCAGCTTGCTGAGCGATTGGGAAAAAGCCAATCGACCATAGCAAATAAGATTAGAATATTAAAAATGCCTGAAGATATTTTAAAAATTATTTCCCAGGAAAATTTAACAGAAAGGCACGCAAGAGCTTTGCTGAAACTACCTGAAGAAAGTCTTCAAAGGGAAATACTGAAGAAAATAGTTGAAAAAAAATTAAATGTCAGGCAGACTGAGGAATTAGTGGAAAGAACATTACAGAAATTACATGAAAAAAAGGATAAGATAGGAAATAAAAGGATGTTGAAAGTTGCAATAAAAGATATAAGAATATTTATCAATTCCGTTAAAAAGCTTGTGAGCAATATCAAAGAGACAGGATATAAAGCTGAATATAAGGAATATGATAGAGGAGAATATATTGAAGTGGTGGTTCAGATCCCTAAAAGGTGA